In Carnobacteriaceae bacterium zg-84, the genomic window TATCTGCTGTTGATTTTGTCAATTCTCCTGCAAAACCAGATGCACTTAATTGTAATAACTCTACCACACCTACTGCAACAAGTGCTGAAATAGCCGTTGTTCCAAGTAGCATCGTGAATGCTTTGATAGATAATGATTTAATATTTTCTCCTTTTACTTGTGTCACAATGTCTACAATAGATAAAAATACAATCGGTACAGCAAGTAATTGAATAAGTTTTAACACACCACTACCTAGCAATGAAAACCATACAGTAATTTCTTTTTGTGCAAACTGTGTATAATGAACACCTTGCGTACTTCCGAATAAATCAATACCCAATCCTAAAACAAGACCTAAAACTAAAGCAATTAACATACGTGTTGAAAAAGAAACTTTTTTCTTTTGTAACACTTTTAAAAAATATAAGCTCCCTAATAATACAAAAATACTTACTAATGTGATACCCTGGCTAATTTTTAAAAAATTAGTAAAAAATGCAATGTTTTCCATATCCATACTCCTTTTTAAATGTATGCTCATACATATACATAAATATAGGCAATCGCCTATTTTGTATCAGAAAATTGTTCCTCTAAAATTGATGTCACCGTTTCTATTGTCTTTATTAGTTTATGTTGTCCTTTTTCTGTTAAACAAATATAAACAGAACGTTTATCTTTTTCACACTCACAACGCTTAATGTACGCACAACATGCACTACTTTCCATTCGTCCAATCATTCTTGACATGGCACTTTGACTTAAGCCTACGAGTTGTTGCAGCTGTTGTAAGATCATTTTATGCTCTTCTTGTTCATTTAAAAAGTATAGTACATAAAATTCTTTCAAAGACAGTTTTTGTTTTTCTGCTAATTCTTTCTCAAGAATTGCTTCCACTTCTTTTTGTTTTTTTGTAAATGCAAACCATTGGAGTAAACAGTCATCTTTTTCCATAAATACCACCTCATTATACAAACAATTATCTAAATGTATGCTCATGCATTTAAATTAACATAAAAAAAGAAAGCTGTCAACCTCAAACAGCTCTCTTTGAATCTATTTCTAGTTATAGAATCGTATCCGCATTTTTCAAAGAAATCTTTTAAAATAAGGGTTCTTTTTCTTTATAGACTTCTTGAATAACTGTATACATATCTGTCGCTTCGTCTTTTTTTGTTGTTTCAACGATTTTATCAATACGTACCGTCAATGTTTTTGTTCCAAATTCCAATACTAATTCATCGCCTACTTTTACTGTACTACTAGATTTTGCAACATTACCATTTAAAAAAATACGTCCCTTATCCGCTACTTCTTTAGCAACAGTTCGTCTTTTAATAATACGGGATACTTTTAAAAATTTGTCTAATCTCATTTATTTTCATCCTTTTCTTTTTGTTTTATTTTTTGCCATAAAGCATCTAATTCTTCTACACTCTCTACCTTTACACCGTCAAAAACATGAGGATGACGTCGTCTAATTTTACGATTTAATGTATCCAATACATCTTCTAAATTAAAGAAACCATCGTATTCAGCAACACTTGTTTGAAACAATACTTGCCATAACACATCACCTAATTCTTCAATAAGATTATCAATATCATCTTGTTCGACTGCCATTATAACTTCATTCACTTCTTCTTGCAAATACGGTAATAATGTTTCATGCGTTTGTTCTTTTAACCAAATATCATGTTTAGCAATATCATCCATATATGCTTGTAATGTTTGGAATGATTTGGTTGCTGCATCTCTTTCTAATGCAGGAACAAATAATGTCGTTAAATTGTAGACACCTTTTAATCTATCTATTTCGTACAAAGGAAGCCACTCTACTTTTTCCGTTGACGTTCCTGCTCCATGAACCAATGCCACTTGGTAATCATCAGGATATCTTTCCATTAAGGCTAGTTTTACATCACTTGCGACATATTCATTAAATACTTGCATAATCATAATGGATTGTGTCAATACTAAATCATCCACTTTAAATCCAAGTGCATCGACTAATTGAAAACCATCAATCATATCTACTTGAACAGCTTGAAGTAAGTCATCAATAAAACTTTTGCCACCTAATATTGTGACTTCAATTTCTTTATCTTGTAACAATGTCTGTACAACTTTCTCTGCCACCATAGGATGCCCCGGAACAGCATATAAAATATGTTCGTTCTCTTTTGCCAGTTGTTTTAAAGTCATCACAATTTTTTCGTATGTTTCTTCAAAAGTATCTGTATGTTCATATATATCATCAAAACTTTCATATAAAAGCCCTTGTTGTTCTAAAGTGTTAATCACTGGATGCTCTTTTGTTCGCAAATAAACGATCTGTTTGTCATCAATCGCTTTTTGAATGACCTTATAAACACCTACGGTCATTTGTTCCAAATCGCCTCCACCTAGACCTATAATATCTATTTTCAACATAAAACACTCCTTATCACATTATCTTCACTATTATAGCATATTTTACACCATAAAAAGACAGTGAATGACTAATGCCATTCACTACCAAAACAATATTGATTTCTCTTTATCAGCACAATAAGATGTAGAACTTTAGATTTCTAAATATTTTTGTAATATTTCTAACCATAAATATATTTCTAAGCCTGTAATATCAAAAACAACGGATAATTGTTGATTATCTTGATTGATTTGGGCTTTTAGGGTCACTTTTCCTAGTTGTTCAAATAATGTTGGTGCACTTAACATTCTTGATTTTTCTTTAGAATATGTCACAAACACTTTATTCCCAACACGTTTGATTTTATCCACATCTTGTTTTTCAGCATAATATTTCAATAATCCAATATTTACCAAATCAGAAACTTCTTGAGGATAATCACCAAAACGATCAATCAAATCATCTTGGATTTGACGATAATCCTCTAGACTGTCAATTGTACGAATACGTTTATATAAATCAATTTTTTGTCGTTCGTCTTCAACATAATTGGTTGGAATATATGCTGTTATTCCTAAATCAATCTCAACATTCTTCACAACTTTTGCTTTTCCAGTACGTTTGACTTCAACAGCTTCTTTTAACATTTCTGTAAATAAGTCAAACCCTACAGAATCAATAAAGCCACTTTGTTGTTGCCCTAATAAATTCCCTGCTCCACGAATGGACAAATCTCGCATGGCAATTTTAAATCCTGCACCTAGTTGCGTAAATTCTTTAATAGCTTCTAAACGTTTTTCACTTGTTTCTGTTAACATTTTGTGTGGCTGATACATAAAGTATGCATAAGCAATGCGATTGGTACGTCCTACACGCCCACGTAATTGATAGAGTTGCGACAATCCCATTCTATCAGCATCCTCTATAAAGAGCGTATTTACATTAGGTAAATCAACACCCGTTTCAATAATTGTTGTTGTGACTAATACATCATATTCTCCTTGCATAAACGATAATAATGTGTTTTCTAAATCCACTTCACTTAATTGACCGTGTGCAATCGCAATACGTGCATCTGGTACGAGCATACGAATGTGCTCTGCTTTTTCTTGAATAGACTCTACTCGATTATACAAATAAAACACTTGCCCATTACGTGCCAATTCACGTTCTATAGCATCTCTAACAAGAGCATCATCTTGTTCCATGACATACGTTTGAACGGGATAACGATTTGCCGGTGGTGTTTCAATAACCGACAAATCACGCACACCTAACATAGACATGTGTAATGTTCTAGGAATTGGTGTAGCTGTTAAGGTCAGTACATCTACTTGTGATTTTAATTGTTTTAATCTTTCTTTATGTCGAACACCAAAACGTTGTTCTTCATCAATCACCAATAAGCCCAAGTCAGAAAAATCAACATCTTTAGAAACAAGTCGATGCGTTCCAACAACAATATCAACCGTCCCTTTTTTTATACCCGAAACAGTTTCTTCCTGTTGCATTTTCGTTCTAAAGCGACTTAACAAACCAATGGTAATAGGATAATCTTCAAAACGTTGTACAAGCGTCATATAATGTTGCTGTGCTAAAACGGTAGTTGGTACCAAAAAAGCAACTTGCTTGCCGTCTTGAACAGCTTTAAAAATAGCACGCATCGCAACTTCTGTTTTCCCATAACCAACATCTCCAACCAATAAACGATCCATTGGTTTCGCCTTCTCCATATCGTGTTTAATTTCTTTAACACTACGCAACTGATCGGGTGTTTCCGCATAAGGAAAGGCCTCTTCAAAGTCGTGCTGTTCTTTAGAATCTTTACTAAATGCAAAACCGACTTCACTTTCACGTTTTGCATATAACTCAATCAATTCATCTGCAATATCTTCTATTTTTCGAGCTACTTTTTTCTTTGTTTTCGCCCATTCTGTTCCACCTAATTTATTCACTTTAGGATCTTTACCGTCAGATGCAACATATTTTTGCACAAGATGAATTTGAGTAACCGGAATGAACAATTTGGCATCATCTTGATAAATAATTGACATGTAGTCTTGTTTAACGCCGCCAATATCCAAGGTTTCCATTCCTTGATACTTTCCGACACCGTGACTGACATGCACAACAAAATCACCCGCTGTTAATTCTGAATAACTTTTTAATCTTTCGGCATTCGTTAAGTTTTGACGTTTAGCAATCGTCTTTGTTACTTTATTGAATAATTCACGTTCATTTAAAAAGACGATTTTTTCAATGGGTAATTCAAAACCACTATGAATAGATCCCACAACGATATTGATTGCACTTAATTGAAGATCGGATAATGTTGTCACAACATTTTGAATATCAAAATCAGAAAATGTTTGACTCACTTTTTCAGCACGTTTCATATCCGATACACACACGACAACAGTCATCTGTTGTTTAGTAAATCGTTCCATTTCATTTTTAATCAACGGCATTTGACTAAAAAATTGTGGCATACTTCGATATTGGAATGAATAAATTTCAGAAAATGCAATACGACCTAATCCTTTTTGCAAATTAGAAAAATATAACTTTTTATGCGTATCTTTTTTGATAATTTCTTTAAAATCTAATTTCAACTCTTGCGTAGGCAGTAACACGGCTTGTTCTACTTTGTGCAACAACCAATCTTGTTCTTCTGATAAACTCGTTTTTTCTTGCTCGATTAGTCGAGCGTACTCATCTAAAACAACCAAGCCTTTTTCATCTAAATAATCTAAAATACTAATATTTGGATAGATTAAGTCCATGTACAGCGCAGGATGCTCCGGTAGTTCATGATGCTCTATCCTTTGAACCAACCCGTCAAAAAACACATGTATACTATCAGCAAGTGTTTCATCTGTTATTTTTTTAATTGCTTTTTGTTTACTTTTTCCAATCGTTGAAACTGCATTTTCTAACACTTCTTCATCAAATAAAATATCTGACGCAGGTAAAATTGTGACATTGTCCAACACCTCGATAGATTTTTGTGTTTCCGCATCAAATTGTCGAATAGAATCAATTTCCGTATCAAAAAACTCAAGTCGTAATGGTTGGTCATGTGTTAAAGGGAAAATATCTAGTATACCTCCACGTACACTAAATTGACCCGGAGATTCTACTAATTTTTCACGTATATATCCCATTGTATGCAATATTTTAATAATCGCATCAAGATGCCACTCTTCTCCAACAGAAATAGATAGCACACTTTCTTTAAATAAAGTTTTAGGCGATAAACGATGTCTTAATGCAGATAATGGTAATACGACAACACCACTTTTTTGTTTTGTTAAAAAGTCTAAAACTTCTACTCTTTGTGACACTAAATCTTTTGAAGCAGTTGCATATTCAGCGGCAATGGTTTCCTCAACTGGAAATAAATACACTGATTCATTGGGCAATAATGTTAATAAATCTTGATATACATACGTTGCTTGTAATAAATTATATGTAACATATAAAATAGGCACATTGTGTCGTTCCTTAATTTTAGAAATCACATAACTTTTAGCAGCACCAGATAATCCCAATACTAATTGATTATCCAATAATTCTGTTTGATTGACTAATTTCTCTAATAACTCCATCTTTTACTCCACTAATTAAAATCATTCATCGTCAACACAAAAGATTTTTTCTCTATCCAATGTCGCATAGCTTGAATGGTCTTGTCGATTGAGGTTTCAACCTCTGTTTGATAAATGCCTAAAAACTTAGACAATACATGTTGCGTAACCGTTTCAAAAGATAAAGGTCTTCCTATACCTACTTTAACACGGTTAAATTCTTGTGTTTGTAAACTGCTTATTAAACTTTTAATGCCATTGTGTCCACCAGCACTACCTTTTTGTCTTAATCGAATTTTTCCGATAGGTAAATCCATATCATCATAAATGACCACAATATCTTCCACATCAAGCTGAAAATAATCCATTAAAGGTTTCACAGCTTGACCAGATAAATTCATATATGTCTGTGGCTTAACCAGAATGACTTTTTCACCATTGATAAACAACTCTGTAAATAGCGCTTTATGTTTTGTTTTATGAAATGTCACTCGTTCTGTTTCTGCCCATTTATCTAAGACCATAAAACCGATATTATGCTTCGTACCTTCATATTCTCTTCCAGGATTTCCCAATCCAATAATCATTTTTGTCATCTTCAACCTCTATACATACACATAGACGCATAAAAAGATACACATGTATCTTTTTATGCGTGTTTATTTATTCTTCTTTAGGAAATATTATCATACTATGTTTTTACGACAATGTCCAGTCAATCGGCTCTATATGTAAAGCACGTAAATATTCATTGATTCGGCTAAATGGTCGGCTCCCAAAAAAGCCTCTATAGGCTGATAACGGACTAGGATGTGGTGCTGTTAGTATGATATGTTGCGGATTTGTAATGAGCGTTTGTTTAGATTGAGCAGGGCGTCCCCACAACACAAAAACGACTGGTTTTTGACGATCATTTAATACAGAAATTACTTTATCCGTAAATATTTCCCATCCTTTGTCTTTATGGCTGTGCGCTTGCCCTTTTTCGACAGTCAATACGGTATTTAACAACAAAACACCTTGCTGTGCCCATTTTGTTAAATTTCCTTGAGTAGGCATTAAACAACCAATATCGTCTACTAATTCTTTAAAAATATTTTGTAGCGACGGAGGAAAGTCGATATTTTCTTGAACGGAAAAACTTAATCCGTGCGCTTGATGTTCTCCATGATATGGATCTTGTCCTAAAATAACAACTTTCACATTATCATATTCAGTTAATTTTAACGCATGAAACATATTTTCTTTGGTCGGAAAAACCGTTGCTACTCTCCGTCTTTCTGAAACGTATGTCATTACTTGTTTAAAATACTCTTTTTCTTTTTCTTGCGCCAAAACATCATGCCAAGTCGTCATACACCCACTCCTTTTCTCTCATTACAGTAACAAAACAACCGTATATAGTCTTTTATTCGATAAAAATTGTGTTGAAAAATCTTCCAACACAATTTTACTTATTGCCCATTTTTCGCGTAATTTGTTTCGACACTTTCTTTATC contains:
- a CDS encoding MarR family transcriptional regulator, coding for MEKDDCLLQWFAFTKKQKEVEAILEKELAEKQKLSLKEFYVLYFLNEQEEHKMILQQLQQLVGLSQSAMSRMIGRMESSACCAYIKRCECEKDKRSVYICLTEKGQHKLIKTIETVTSILEEQFSDTK
- a CDS encoding RNA-binding S4 domain-containing protein, coding for MRLDKFLKVSRIIKRRTVAKEVADKGRIFLNGNVAKSSSTVKVGDELVLEFGTKTLTVRIDKIVETTKKDEATDMYTVIQEVYKEKEPLF
- a CDS encoding nucleotide pyrophosphohydrolase, producing MLKIDIIGLGGGDLEQMTVGVYKVIQKAIDDKQIVYLRTKEHPVINTLEQQGLLYESFDDIYEHTDTFEETYEKIVMTLKQLAKENEHILYAVPGHPMVAEKVVQTLLQDKEIEVTILGGKSFIDDLLQAVQVDMIDGFQLVDALGFKVDDLVLTQSIMIMQVFNEYVASDVKLALMERYPDDYQVALVHGAGTSTEKVEWLPLYEIDRLKGVYNLTTLFVPALERDAATKSFQTLQAYMDDIAKHDIWLKEQTHETLLPYLQEEVNEVIMAVEQDDIDNLIEELGDVLWQVLFQTSVAEYDGFFNLEDVLDTLNRKIRRRHPHVFDGVKVESVEELDALWQKIKQKEKDENK
- the mfd gene encoding transcription-repair coupling factor, giving the protein MELLEKLVNQTELLDNQLVLGLSGAAKSYVISKIKERHNVPILYVTYNLLQATYVYQDLLTLLPNESVYLFPVEETIAAEYATASKDLVSQRVEVLDFLTKQKSGVVVLPLSALRHRLSPKTLFKESVLSISVGEEWHLDAIIKILHTMGYIREKLVESPGQFSVRGGILDIFPLTHDQPLRLEFFDTEIDSIRQFDAETQKSIEVLDNVTILPASDILFDEEVLENAVSTIGKSKQKAIKKITDETLADSIHVFFDGLVQRIEHHELPEHPALYMDLIYPNISILDYLDEKGLVVLDEYARLIEQEKTSLSEEQDWLLHKVEQAVLLPTQELKLDFKEIIKKDTHKKLYFSNLQKGLGRIAFSEIYSFQYRSMPQFFSQMPLIKNEMERFTKQQMTVVVCVSDMKRAEKVSQTFSDFDIQNVVTTLSDLQLSAINIVVGSIHSGFELPIEKIVFLNERELFNKVTKTIAKRQNLTNAERLKSYSELTAGDFVVHVSHGVGKYQGMETLDIGGVKQDYMSIIYQDDAKLFIPVTQIHLVQKYVASDGKDPKVNKLGGTEWAKTKKKVARKIEDIADELIELYAKRESEVGFAFSKDSKEQHDFEEAFPYAETPDQLRSVKEIKHDMEKAKPMDRLLVGDVGYGKTEVAMRAIFKAVQDGKQVAFLVPTTVLAQQHYMTLVQRFEDYPITIGLLSRFRTKMQQEETVSGIKKGTVDIVVGTHRLVSKDVDFSDLGLLVIDEEQRFGVRHKERLKQLKSQVDVLTLTATPIPRTLHMSMLGVRDLSVIETPPANRYPVQTYVMEQDDALVRDAIERELARNGQVFYLYNRVESIQEKAEHIRMLVPDARIAIAHGQLSEVDLENTLLSFMQGEYDVLVTTTIIETGVDLPNVNTLFIEDADRMGLSQLYQLRGRVGRTNRIAYAYFMYQPHKMLTETSEKRLEAIKEFTQLGAGFKIAMRDLSIRGAGNLLGQQQSGFIDSVGFDLFTEMLKEAVEVKRTGKAKVVKNVEIDLGITAYIPTNYVEDERQKIDLYKRIRTIDSLEDYRQIQDDLIDRFGDYPQEVSDLVNIGLLKYYAEKQDVDKIKRVGNKVFVTYSKEKSRMLSAPTLFEQLGKVTLKAQINQDNQQLSVVFDITGLEIYLWLEILQKYLEI
- a CDS encoding aminoacyl-tRNA hydrolase codes for the protein MTKMIIGLGNPGREYEGTKHNIGFMVLDKWAETERVTFHKTKHKALFTELFINGEKVILVKPQTYMNLSGQAVKPLMDYFQLDVEDIVVIYDDMDLPIGKIRLRQKGSAGGHNGIKSLISSLQTQEFNRVKVGIGRPLSFETVTQHVLSKFLGIYQTEVETSIDKTIQAMRHWIEKKSFVLTMNDFN
- the ung gene encoding uracil-DNA glycosylase; the protein is MTTWHDVLAQEKEKEYFKQVMTYVSERRRVATVFPTKENMFHALKLTEYDNVKVVILGQDPYHGEHQAHGLSFSVQENIDFPPSLQNIFKELVDDIGCLMPTQGNLTKWAQQGVLLLNTVLTVEKGQAHSHKDKGWEIFTDKVISVLNDRQKPVVFVLWGRPAQSKQTLITNPQHIILTAPHPSPLSAYRGFFGSRPFSRINEYLRALHIEPIDWTLS